CTTTCGCAAGAACAAGCACTCTGACCTGACGCCCCGTACCTTTGGGCAAAGACACGGTACCGCGAACAAGCTCCTCGGCCTTTCTCGGGTCCACGCCAAGCTTGATTCCTATGTCGACCGTTTCATCGAACTTCGTGCTTGCCGTCTCCTTGAGAAGAGGCAGGGCTTCATCGACGGAGTAAAAACGAGCCGAATCGACCTTGGTCGAAAGACTGCGATATCTTTTTCCGCGCTGCATTATTCCTCCACCTTTGTGGAGGAATTACAAAAGCTGCTGTATTCCATCATTCCTCCACCGTGATGCCCATCGAACGGGCGGTTCCTTCTACTATTTTCATCGCAGCTTCCTCGGAGCCCGCATTCAAGTCTTCCATCTTCTTTTTAGCTATCTCAAGTACCTGTGATTTCTTTATCACCGCGACCTTCAAAGTGTTGGGCGCACCGGAACCCTTGGCTATCTGACAGGCTTGCTTCAAAAGCACTGAAGCCGGTGGACTCTTCGTAACGAACGAAAAAGTCTTGTCTTTATAGACGCTTATTACCACCGGCGTCGTTAAACCCTGGGGCAGTTTCGACGTTGCCGCATTAAAGGACTTGCAGAACTCCGGTATATTC
This genomic interval from bacterium contains the following:
- the rplK gene encoding 50S ribosomal protein L11 translates to MAKPKGKQVVGQIKLHIPAGQATPAPPIGPALSQWQLNIPEFCKSFNAATSKLPQGLTTPVVISVYKDKTFSFVTKSPPASVLLKQACQIAKGSGAPNTLKVAVIKKSQVLEIAKKKMEDLNAGSEEAAMKIVEGTARSMGITVEE